Proteins from one Salmo salar chromosome ssa07, Ssal_v3.1, whole genome shotgun sequence genomic window:
- the LOC106608983 gene encoding mRNA decay activator protein ZFP36L3, with protein sequence MDNSSRLMIAVIMVMACMAMGTEAQNFSMALNATMAPNATMAPTATMAPTATMSPNATMAPTTTMAPNATVAPNATMAPTATMAPTATMAPTATVAPTATMAPTATMAPNATMAPTATMAPNATMAPTATVAPNATVAPTTTMAPTATMAPTATVAPTATVAPTATVAPTATVAPNATVAPNATMAPTATMAPTATMAPTATMAPNATMAPTATMAPTATMAPTATMAPTATMAPNATMAPTATMAPKPTMTTNATMAPTATMAPNATMAPTTTMAPNATVAPNATMAPTTTMAPNATMAPTTTMAPNATVAPTTTMAPKPTMTTNATMVPTTTMAPNATMAPTATMAPTTTMAPNATMTPNATMAPTTTMAPKPTMTPNTAIAPTVINTTVSILTQSISRADCGKTQFCAAEPSDCEPAIAGSCFFVSTQQSSGQTFSLQLQGESRGYIAVGLSKNTTQGVNDTTYVCANNNGTVKFFTTLLLNKVLTVTGTLPVDSVKGSVKGQIIQCTFSATLPRNTGTSFVLSVSNGTVINGTLGTPQVFLVSNAAVNLANPNSTVINSLNATPTNSTSSTTNTSTTTATSSTTATPTTASSHALGLQHTLSQALLILLGVLGMMML encoded by the exons ATGGACAATAGCAGCAGACTAATGATCGCAGTCATCATGGTAATGGCGTGCATGGCGATGGGAACCGAGGCACAGAACTTTTCAATGGCTCTGAACGCCACTATGGCACCCAATGCCACAATGGCACCCACCGCCACAATGGCACCCACCGCCACAATGTCACCCAACGCCACAATGGCACCCACCACCACAATGGCACCCAACGCCACAGTGGCACCCAACGCCACAATGGCACCCACCGCCACAATGGCACCCACCGCCACAATGGCACCCACCGCCACAGTGGCACCCACCGCCACAATGGCACCCACCGCCACAATGGCACCCAACGCTACAATGGCACCCACCGCCACAATGGCACCCAACGCTACAATGGCACCCACCGCTACAGTGGCACCCAACGCCACAGTGGCACCCACCACTACAATGGCACCCACCGCCACAATGGCACCCACCGCCACAGTGGCACCCACCGCCACAGTGGCACCCACCGCCACAGTGGCACCCACCGCCACAGTGGCACCCAACGCCACAGTGGCACCCAACGCCACAATGGCACCCACCGCCACAATGGCACCCACCGCCACAATGGCACCCACCGCCACAATGGCACCCAACGCTACAATGGCACCCACCGCCACAATGGCACCCACCGCCACAATGGCACCCACCGCCACAATGGCACCCACCGCCACAATGGCACCCAACGCTACAATGGCACCCACCGCTACAATGGCACCCAAACCGACAATGACAACCAACGCTACAATGGCACCCACCGCCACAATGGCACCCAACGCTACAATGGCACCCACCACTACAATGGCACCCAACGCCACAGTGGCACCCAACGCTACAATGGCACCCACCACTACAATGGCACCCAACGCTACAATGGCACCCACCACTACAATGGCACCCAACGCCACAGTGGCACCCACCACTACAATGGCACCCAAACCGACAATGACAACCAATGCTACAATGGTACCCACCACTACAATGGCACCCAATGCCACAATGGCACCCACCGCTACAATGGCACCCACCACTACAATGGCACCCAACGCCACAATGACACCCAATGCTACAATGGCACCCACCACTACAATGGCACCCAAACCGACAATGACACCCAACACGGCAATAGCCCCCACTGTTATCAACACCACCGTCTCAATTCTCACG CAAAGCATCTCAAGGGCGGATTGTGGAAAGACTCAGTTCTGTGCTGCTGAGCCATCAGACTGTGAGCCGGCCATAGCTGGTTCATGTTTCTTCGTCTCCACGCAGCAGTCCTCGGGACAGACTTTCTCCCTCCAGCTACAAGGAGAGTCCAGAGGCTACATCGCTGTAGGCTTGTCCAAAAACACCACACAG gGCGTTAATGACACCACCTACGTGTGTGCCAACAACAATGGCACTGTGAAGTTCTTCACCACTCTCCTCCTAAATAAAGTTCTGACTGTCACTGGCACG ctgcctgttgaCTCTGTGAAGGGCTCAGTCAAAGGTCAGATCATCCAGTGCACCTTCTCTGCTACTCTCCCCAGGAACACTGGCACCAGCTTCGTCCTCTCCGTTTCCAACGGGACCGTAATTAACG GAACCCTGGGTACTCCTCAGGTTTTCCTGGTCAGCAATGCAGCCGTGAACCTGGCTAACCCCAACAGTACTGTGATCAACTCTTTGAACGCCACTCCCACTAATTCTACTTCCTCCACAACTAACACTTCCACCACTACTGCTACTTCCAGCACTACTGCTACTCCCACCACTGCCTCCAGCCACGCCTTGGGCCTGCAGCACACCCTGTCTCAAG CTCTGCTGATCCTGCTTGGTGTGCTAGGTATGATGATGCTGTAA
- the LOC106608982 gene encoding serine/threonine-protein kinase kin-29 isoform X1 → MGKTQSVLEKKGYTTQKEVENGVIATDKHGDQFVIKEIKLNETSVSNSSAEEIVSVVESLRQISHPHIVSYKNSFLEDNCYYIVTDHCAKGNLSQKIQEQMTNPTEEYSEKIMDWFVKICMALKHVHDQGLLHRELRPQSILLTEFETLRLGAFGSVNEKTTNEDGMVGYLGPEILTGEMYDTKSDIWSLGCVLYELCMLQGAFTAENTINLIPQILGGSYPSLPECFSSELRDLLCDIFQQNPTIRPSAGDIMAKPFIISFITKKSEKTVAELQTTLEKLRTLADGLESMHKGTTIGSLTGGVIGAAGGITSIVGLILAPFTLGASLIVTGVGIGVAVAGGATAGVSNITNMVNQSTDRLAIKNIIKEFQEKMNSVVTSLQDIAEGLETLMQSSSSQIRRAGFNVEAAARAGVRAGKGLAGTIELFRLLRVANIGKVAAQTARAVRVAEVATGIFSAFFVAVDIFFIAMDAREIHNIRQAKANEQPGDTSKLEVMDTDSTTELNPACEEPKAEVKSETMKFIQTIRQTAEQLQESLDELSDVISFIPKIEDCYLDD, encoded by the exons ATGGGGAAAACACAGAGTGTCCTTGAGAAGAAAGGATACACTACCCAGAAGGAGGTAGAGAATGGTGTTATCGCTACTGACAAACATGGTGACCAGTTCGTCATTAAAGAGATCAAATTGAATGAG ACATCTGTCTCGAACTCCAGTGCTGAAGAAATTGTCTCAGTGGTTGAAAGCCTCAGACAGATTAGTCACCCCCACATTGTAAGCTACAAAAACTCATTTCTAG AGGATAACTGCTACTATATAGTGACAGACCATTGTGCAAAGGGAAATCTCTCTCAGAAGATACAAGAGCAGATGACTAACCCTACAGAAGAGTACTCTGAGAAG ATTATGGACTGGTTTGTCAAGATCTGCATGGCCCTGAAGCATGTGCATGACCAGGGCCTTCTTCACAGAGAACTGAGACCCCAG AGCATACTCCTCACAGAATTTGAAACACTTCGTTTGGGAGCGTTTGGAAGTGTCAATGAAAA GACTACCAACGAGGATGGAATGGTGGGTTATTTAGGCCCAGAGATTCTAACTGGTGAAATGTATGACACCAAAAG TGATATTTGGTCCTTGGGATGTGTGCTGTATGAGTTGTGTATGCTTCAGGGTGCA TTCACTGCGGAGAACACAATCAACCTCATCCCCCAAATATTGGGAGGTTCTTACCCATCTCTCCCAGAGTGCTTCTCATCTGAGCTCCGCGACCTCCTGTGTGACATCTTCCAACAAAACCCGACCATTAGGCCTTCAGCTGGTGACATCATGGCAAAACCCTTCATTATCAGTTTCATCACAAAAAAG AGTGAGAAAACTGTGGCGGAACTCCAGACCACCTTGGAAAAGTTGAGAACTCTGGCAGACGGCTTGGAGAGTATGCACAAAGGCACCACCATAGGCAGTCTGACGGGAGGTGTCATTGGGGCAGCTGGAGGAATCACCTCTATAGTGGGGCTCATCCTGGCTCCCTTCACTCTGGGCGCCTCCCTGATCGTCACTGGGGTAGGTATTGGGGTGGCTGTCGCTGGTGGAGCCACAGCCGGAGTATCGAACATCACCAACATGGTCAATCAGTCCACCGACCGCCTAGCCATCAAGAACATCATCAAGGAGTTCCAGGAGAAGATGAACTCTGTGGTGACATCTCTACAAGACATCGCTGAGGGTTTGGAGACACTCATGCAAAGTAGCTCTTCTCAGATAAGACGTGCCGGTTTCAATGTAGAGGCCGCTGCTAGAGCTGGGGTGAGGGCTGGGAAAGGCCTTGCGGGCACAATAGAGCTCTTCAGACTACTCCGGGTGGCCAATATTGGCAAGGTGGCAGCCCAAACTGCCAGGGCAGTGCGTGTGGCAGAGGTGGCGACAGGAATATTTTCAGCTTTTTTTGTAGCGGTTGATATCTTCTTCATCGCCATGGATGCCAGAGAGATCCACAACATCCGACAGGCGAAGGCGAATGAACAGCCGGGTGACACCAGTAAGTTAGAAGTGATGGACACAGACTCCACCACTGAGCTGAACCCTGCATGTGAAGAACCAAAGGCTGAGGTCAAGTCAGAGACCATGAAATTCATCCAGACGATCAGACAGACAGCTGAACAGCTACAGGAGAGCCTGGATGAACTGAGTGATGTCATCTCATTCATTCCTAAGATAGAGGACTGTTACTTAGACGACTGA
- the LOC106608982 gene encoding serine/threonine-protein kinase PLK4 isoform X2 has product MRHLSRTPVLKKLSQWLKASDRLVTPTLDNVLELQEDNCYYIVTDHCAKGNLSQKIQEQMTNPTEEYSEKIMDWFVKICMALKHVHDQGLLHRELRPQSILLTEFETLRLGAFGSVNEKTTNEDGMVGYLGPEILTGEMYDTKSDIWSLGCVLYELCMLQGAFTAENTINLIPQILGGSYPSLPECFSSELRDLLCDIFQQNPTIRPSAGDIMAKPFIISFITKKSEKTVAELQTTLEKLRTLADGLESMHKGTTIGSLTGGVIGAAGGITSIVGLILAPFTLGASLIVTGVGIGVAVAGGATAGVSNITNMVNQSTDRLAIKNIIKEFQEKMNSVVTSLQDIAEGLETLMQSSSSQIRRAGFNVEAAARAGVRAGKGLAGTIELFRLLRVANIGKVAAQTARAVRVAEVATGIFSAFFVAVDIFFIAMDAREIHNIRQAKANEQPGDTSKLEVMDTDSTTELNPACEEPKAEVKSETMKFIQTIRQTAEQLQESLDELSDVISFIPKIEDCYLDD; this is encoded by the exons ATGAG ACATCTGTCTCGAACTCCAGTGCTGAAGAAATTGTCTCAGTGGTTGAAAGCCTCAGACAGATTAGTCACCCCCACATT AGACAATGTATTGGAATTACAAG AGGATAACTGCTACTATATAGTGACAGACCATTGTGCAAAGGGAAATCTCTCTCAGAAGATACAAGAGCAGATGACTAACCCTACAGAAGAGTACTCTGAGAAG ATTATGGACTGGTTTGTCAAGATCTGCATGGCCCTGAAGCATGTGCATGACCAGGGCCTTCTTCACAGAGAACTGAGACCCCAG AGCATACTCCTCACAGAATTTGAAACACTTCGTTTGGGAGCGTTTGGAAGTGTCAATGAAAA GACTACCAACGAGGATGGAATGGTGGGTTATTTAGGCCCAGAGATTCTAACTGGTGAAATGTATGACACCAAAAG TGATATTTGGTCCTTGGGATGTGTGCTGTATGAGTTGTGTATGCTTCAGGGTGCA TTCACTGCGGAGAACACAATCAACCTCATCCCCCAAATATTGGGAGGTTCTTACCCATCTCTCCCAGAGTGCTTCTCATCTGAGCTCCGCGACCTCCTGTGTGACATCTTCCAACAAAACCCGACCATTAGGCCTTCAGCTGGTGACATCATGGCAAAACCCTTCATTATCAGTTTCATCACAAAAAAG AGTGAGAAAACTGTGGCGGAACTCCAGACCACCTTGGAAAAGTTGAGAACTCTGGCAGACGGCTTGGAGAGTATGCACAAAGGCACCACCATAGGCAGTCTGACGGGAGGTGTCATTGGGGCAGCTGGAGGAATCACCTCTATAGTGGGGCTCATCCTGGCTCCCTTCACTCTGGGCGCCTCCCTGATCGTCACTGGGGTAGGTATTGGGGTGGCTGTCGCTGGTGGAGCCACAGCCGGAGTATCGAACATCACCAACATGGTCAATCAGTCCACCGACCGCCTAGCCATCAAGAACATCATCAAGGAGTTCCAGGAGAAGATGAACTCTGTGGTGACATCTCTACAAGACATCGCTGAGGGTTTGGAGACACTCATGCAAAGTAGCTCTTCTCAGATAAGACGTGCCGGTTTCAATGTAGAGGCCGCTGCTAGAGCTGGGGTGAGGGCTGGGAAAGGCCTTGCGGGCACAATAGAGCTCTTCAGACTACTCCGGGTGGCCAATATTGGCAAGGTGGCAGCCCAAACTGCCAGGGCAGTGCGTGTGGCAGAGGTGGCGACAGGAATATTTTCAGCTTTTTTTGTAGCGGTTGATATCTTCTTCATCGCCATGGATGCCAGAGAGATCCACAACATCCGACAGGCGAAGGCGAATGAACAGCCGGGTGACACCAGTAAGTTAGAAGTGATGGACACAGACTCCACCACTGAGCTGAACCCTGCATGTGAAGAACCAAAGGCTGAGGTCAAGTCAGAGACCATGAAATTCATCCAGACGATCAGACAGACAGCTGAACAGCTACAGGAGAGCCTGGATGAACTGAGTGATGTCATCTCATTCATTCCTAAGATAGAGGACTGTTACTTAGACGACTGA